A region from the Nostoc sp. HK-01 genome encodes:
- a CDS encoding transaldolase, which yields MSLFLDSAIAAEAEAAKKLGWVKGITTNPTLLGKSPLPVETILKQLAQLTPGPVFYQLMASEFDEMVAEGRTAFELIGKQTVLKIPASLVGFQVVAALAPEIPCAVTAIYSAAQAAVSQEAGAKYAIAYVNRATRLLGDGVALVREMASVVAGSNTEIMAASIKSPQEAVASLQAGAHHLTLPLAMLQSITNHELSAQTIDEFAENGRGILQST from the coding sequence GTGAGCTTATTTTTGGACTCAGCGATCGCAGCGGAGGCGGAAGCTGCTAAAAAATTAGGTTGGGTAAAAGGCATCACTACTAACCCAACATTGTTAGGCAAAAGCCCATTACCAGTCGAGACTATATTAAAACAACTGGCACAATTAACTCCAGGACCAGTATTTTATCAGTTGATGGCATCTGAATTTGACGAAATGGTAGCAGAAGGTAGAACCGCCTTTGAGTTAATTGGAAAGCAAACAGTCTTAAAGATTCCTGCGTCTTTAGTTGGCTTTCAGGTAGTGGCTGCACTAGCGCCAGAAATTCCCTGTGCAGTCACAGCTATTTACAGTGCAGCACAAGCAGCAGTCTCTCAAGAAGCCGGTGCAAAATATGCGATCGCTTATGTCAATCGAGCTACTAGACTATTAGGTGATGGAGTAGCACTAGTCCGCGAAATGGCGAGTGTTGTAGCAGGAAGCAACACCGAAATTATGGCAGCCAGCATCAAATCTCCTCAAGAAGCAGTTGCATCCCTACAAGCTGGCGCGCATCATCTCACTTTACCTTTAGCAATGTTGCAGTCCATAACTAATCACGAACTGTCAGCACAAACCATTGATGAATTTGCCGAAAATGGCCGCGGAATATTACAGTCAACATGA
- a CDS encoding family 2 glycosyl transferase, giving the protein MGENVFFSVVIPTYNRLPILEKCLRALEMQELSASKIIQDYEIVLVDDGSTDGTLEWLAAHKQEFPHVRCFEQDHAGPAAARNLGVEQALGDTIIFIDSDLVVLKNFLQAHADALLQGKEKLGSDRFFTYGAVINTSNFENPTAEPYKITDFSAAFFATGNVAIPKYWLEKAGLFDIGFQLYGWEDLELGVRLKNLGLKLIKCPEAVGYHWHPAFNLEQIPNLIEKEIQRGRMGVLFYQKHPTWEVRMMIQMTWLHRLLWGILSLNGLLNERTMAPFLRWLIKLGKPQLALEVARIFLNWYNVKGVYEAYAQGIGE; this is encoded by the coding sequence GTGGGTGAGAATGTGTTTTTCAGCGTTGTGATACCAACTTACAATCGCCTGCCAATTTTAGAAAAGTGCCTCCGAGCCTTGGAAATGCAGGAATTGAGTGCGTCAAAGATAATTCAAGATTACGAAATTGTCTTAGTGGATGATGGTTCTACCGATGGAACCTTAGAATGGTTGGCAGCCCACAAGCAAGAGTTTCCCCATGTGCGATGCTTTGAGCAAGATCATGCTGGCCCCGCTGCGGCACGGAATTTGGGAGTAGAACAGGCACTAGGAGATACAATCATATTTATTGATAGTGATTTAGTCGTGCTGAAAAACTTTCTGCAAGCTCACGCTGACGCATTATTGCAGGGAAAAGAGAAATTAGGTAGCGATCGCTTTTTTACTTATGGTGCAGTAATTAATACCTCTAACTTCGAGAATCCTACGGCTGAACCTTATAAAATTACAGATTTCTCAGCAGCTTTTTTTGCTACAGGTAATGTCGCCATTCCTAAGTATTGGTTAGAAAAAGCCGGATTATTTGATATTGGTTTTCAACTTTATGGTTGGGAAGATTTAGAATTAGGCGTGAGGCTGAAAAATCTCGGTTTAAAATTGATCAAATGTCCAGAAGCAGTTGGTTATCACTGGCATCCAGCATTTAATTTAGAGCAAATTCCTAACTTAATTGAAAAAGAAATTCAACGCGGCCGTATGGGAGTTTTGTTTTATCAAAAGCATCCGACTTGGGAGGTGCGAATGATGATTCAAATGACATGGTTACATCGCTTACTCTGGGGCATTCTCTCATTAAACGGGCTGCTGAATGAACGTACAATGGCTCCCTTTTTACGCTGGCTGATTAAATTAGGTAAACCTCAATTAGCTTTAGAAGTAGCTAGGATTTTCCTCAATTGGTACAACGTCAAAGGTGTGTATGAAGCTTATGCACAGGGAATTGGGGAGTAA
- a CDS encoding ribonuclease H has protein sequence MSSQSIIQSIYTDGACTGNPGPGGWGVVVYFNDGSVHEMGDAASHTTNNKMEMQAAIAALKYFHTSQQSQPITLYTDSEYLINCVTKWVKNWKRKGWKKADGNPVQNQDLLEVLDELNTRQITWQHVRGHAGNVGNERCDAIARSFAAGKIPSLKELSSSNAHKTLPTSHERNVAKVSEDKAHSTIITKEKSETITSASDINVMEPSTAQTAAAIDTTTPGIRVEQLRNLVETLRIADEIADKGYLITSSELADLMDVHASAVTSRGDQWRWRNWIVSRVRREGNQILWELERGDRVGGEEE, from the coding sequence ATGTCTAGCCAAAGCATAATTCAAAGTATATATACTGATGGCGCTTGTACTGGGAATCCTGGCCCTGGAGGTTGGGGTGTTGTAGTTTATTTTAACGATGGCTCAGTTCACGAAATGGGTGATGCTGCATCCCATACAACTAATAATAAAATGGAGATGCAAGCCGCGATCGCTGCCTTAAAATATTTCCATACCTCTCAACAATCTCAACCCATCACTCTTTACACAGATAGCGAATATCTCATCAACTGTGTTACTAAATGGGTAAAGAACTGGAAAAGAAAAGGCTGGAAAAAAGCCGATGGTAATCCTGTACAAAATCAAGACCTTTTGGAAGTTTTAGATGAACTGAATACTCGCCAAATCACTTGGCAACACGTTCGGGGTCACGCTGGTAACGTTGGTAACGAACGCTGTGATGCGATCGCCCGGAGTTTTGCTGCTGGTAAAATCCCATCACTCAAAGAATTATCTTCTAGCAATGCTCACAAAACTTTACCTACTTCTCATGAGCGAAATGTAGCGAAAGTTTCTGAAGATAAGGCACACTCGACAATAATTACCAAAGAAAAATCGGAAACCATTACATCTGCATCAGACATAAACGTTATGGAACCATCCACCGCACAGACTGCGGCCGCAATTGACACAACAACGCCTGGAATCAGGGTCGAACAACTTCGTAACTTGGTTGAAACTCTACGTATCGCTGATGAAATCGCTGACAAAGGCTATCTAATTACTAGTTCTGAATTAGCAGACTTAATGGATGTCCACGCCAGCGCCGTCACTAGCCGGGGGGATCAATGGCGCTGGCGGAACTGGATTGTGTCACGAGTCCGCCGCGAAGGTAATCAAATTCTCTGGGAACTTGAACGAGGCGATCGCGTGGGAGGTGAGGAGGAATAG
- a CDS encoding glycosyl transferase family protein, with amino-acid sequence MANASIVESVIPLILLLIQLPATAILLSRLLKGPGRLPPIQPQQPTPELFGNVSVVVPTLNEAGRIAPLLSGLSQQSYEVREIIVVDSNSQDGTPDLVKAKQQKDPRFRVMTDDPLPAEWVGRPWALHNGFLHSCEDSEWFLGMDADTQPHPGLVAGLVNTAIAQGYDLVSLSPQFILQYPGECLLQPALLMTLLYRFDPAGIRTEQPERVMANGQCFLCRRAVLAAVGGYTSASSSFCDDVTLARYIAAQGYKVGFLDGAKVLKVRMYEGALETWKEWGRSLDLKDASTSGQIWGDLWILSAVQGLPLLIILTYLIFLPTPLSVPQMLLLGLNGFLLLIRFGMLLAIAPSYDRTIAKGGWLFWLSPLADPIAVLRIFLSAFRTPREWRGRKYGMSAES; translated from the coding sequence ATGGCCAACGCTTCGATAGTAGAAAGCGTTATACCGCTTATATTGCTACTTATCCAACTACCAGCAACAGCAATTTTGCTGTCGCGTCTGCTGAAAGGGCCGGGAAGACTACCGCCAATTCAACCCCAACAGCCAACTCCAGAGCTTTTTGGTAACGTCAGCGTTGTTGTTCCTACGTTGAACGAAGCTGGCCGCATTGCTCCTTTATTATCGGGCTTGAGCCAACAAAGCTACGAAGTTCGAGAAATTATCGTTGTCGATAGTAACTCCCAAGATGGGACTCCTGACTTAGTAAAAGCTAAACAGCAAAAAGATCCCCGCTTTCGGGTGATGACAGATGATCCTTTACCTGCTGAGTGGGTGGGTCGTCCTTGGGCGCTACATAATGGTTTTTTGCATAGTTGTGAGGATAGCGAATGGTTTTTGGGGATGGATGCTGATACTCAACCACATCCGGGTTTAGTTGCTGGTTTAGTAAATACTGCAATAGCACAAGGCTATGATTTGGTGTCACTCTCACCCCAATTCATCCTTCAGTATCCGGGAGAGTGTTTATTACAACCAGCTTTATTGATGACTTTGCTGTATCGCTTTGACCCTGCGGGAATTAGAACTGAGCAACCAGAAAGGGTAATGGCCAATGGGCAATGTTTTTTATGTCGTCGCGCTGTTTTAGCGGCTGTGGGTGGTTATACCAGTGCTAGTAGTTCTTTTTGTGATGATGTGACTTTGGCGCGGTATATTGCGGCTCAAGGATATAAGGTAGGTTTTTTAGATGGGGCCAAGGTGCTGAAGGTGCGGATGTATGAGGGGGCGCTGGAGACTTGGAAAGAATGGGGGCGTAGCCTAGATTTAAAAGACGCATCGACTTCTGGGCAAATTTGGGGAGATTTATGGATACTTTCAGCAGTTCAAGGTCTGCCCCTGCTGATTATACTTACTTACTTGATTTTTCTGCCTACGCCGTTATCTGTGCCACAGATGTTATTGCTGGGTTTGAATGGATTTCTGTTACTGATTCGCTTTGGGATGCTACTGGCGATCGCACCTTCTTATGACCGCACAATCGCTAAAGGTGGCTGGTTATTCTGGCTGTCTCCTTTGGCTGATCCCATCGCTGTGTTACGCATTTTCTTATCTGCATTCCGCACCCCACGAGAATGGCGAGGTAGGAAGTATGGAATGAGTGCTGAGTCTTGA